A region from the bacterium genome encodes:
- a CDS encoding 5-oxoprolinase, whose product MSEHAPSLSNPEAGAAPPILIAVDTGGTFTDILCLRDGAISRLKVPSTPADPAAAVLEGIRQVLGDPGGAGGDVPRRPVLLIHGSTVATNALLERRGARVGLVTNRGFEDVIEIGRQSRPQLYALVGRRPAPPVAREDRHGIAGRLGPRGQEEEPLDEAELAALPDRLRGVEAVAVCLLHSYANPAHERAVAAALEPLGVPVSVSSEILPEYREYERTATTVVNAYVAPLMDRYLRRLEAGAGAARIRIMGSGGGTLPVSRARREPVHTVLSGPAGGVMGALEAARRAGFTDIIGFDMGGTSTDVTLCPGRPLHTREFSIAGLPVAVPVLDIHTVGAGGGSIAWLDAGGALRVGPESAGADPGPICYGRGGTQLTVTDAHVWLGRLPADAFLGGERRLDRERITGPLRALASRLGATPDEAAEGILAVADTAMEGALRLISVERGYDPAEFTLVPFGGAAALHAAELAERLGLPRILVPPDPGLLSAFGMLVAPLRKDVSRTVLFGEAEASARLAEELARLEAAAIAAMEDEGVPRPLITVSHWVDARYRGQSSELRVPAAGWVEAFHAAHEARYGFARRSAPVEAVTLRVEATAPGPDVPEPRLPRAPAPDPRPDGFADVVLHGRTLRVPRFGRLRLLAGHRLRGPAIVTEYSATTWLPPGWRAGVLPGGGILLEPE is encoded by the coding sequence ATGTCAGAGCACGCGCCCAGCCTGTCAAACCCCGAGGCGGGGGCCGCCCCGCCGATCCTCATCGCCGTGGACACCGGCGGCACGTTCACGGACATCCTCTGCCTGCGCGACGGCGCGATCTCCCGGCTGAAGGTGCCGTCCACGCCGGCGGACCCCGCGGCGGCGGTCCTCGAGGGCATCCGACAGGTCCTGGGCGACCCCGGAGGCGCGGGCGGGGACGTCCCACGCCGCCCGGTCCTCCTCATCCACGGCTCCACCGTGGCCACCAACGCGCTGCTCGAGCGGCGCGGCGCGCGGGTCGGGCTGGTCACCAACCGCGGCTTCGAGGACGTGATCGAGATCGGCCGGCAGAGCCGGCCGCAGCTCTACGCGCTGGTCGGCCGGCGGCCGGCGCCGCCGGTGGCCCGGGAGGACCGGCACGGGATCGCGGGCCGGCTGGGGCCCCGGGGCCAGGAGGAAGAGCCGCTGGACGAGGCGGAGCTCGCGGCGCTGCCGGATCGGCTGCGGGGCGTCGAAGCCGTGGCGGTCTGTCTGCTCCACAGCTACGCGAACCCGGCGCACGAGCGGGCCGTGGCGGCGGCGCTCGAGCCGCTGGGCGTGCCGGTCTCGGTCTCCTCCGAGATCCTGCCCGAGTACCGCGAGTACGAGCGAACTGCGACGACGGTGGTCAACGCTTACGTCGCGCCGCTGATGGACCGCTACCTCCGCCGGCTGGAGGCCGGAGCCGGCGCGGCGCGCATCCGGATCATGGGCTCCGGCGGCGGCACGCTGCCGGTCTCCCGTGCCCGGCGTGAGCCGGTTCACACCGTGCTCTCGGGCCCGGCGGGCGGCGTGATGGGTGCGCTGGAGGCGGCGCGCCGCGCGGGGTTCACGGACATCATCGGCTTCGACATGGGCGGCACGTCCACGGACGTGACGCTGTGCCCGGGCCGGCCGCTGCACACCCGCGAGTTCTCGATCGCCGGGCTGCCCGTGGCCGTGCCCGTGCTGGACATCCACACCGTGGGCGCGGGCGGCGGCTCGATCGCGTGGCTGGACGCGGGCGGCGCGCTGCGCGTGGGGCCGGAGAGCGCGGGCGCCGATCCCGGCCCGATCTGCTACGGGCGCGGCGGTACCCAGCTCACGGTCACGGACGCGCACGTGTGGCTGGGCCGGCTGCCCGCGGACGCCTTCCTGGGCGGCGAGCGCCGCCTCGACCGCGAGCGGATCACCGGCCCGCTCCGGGCGCTCGCCTCACGCCTGGGCGCCACGCCGGACGAGGCCGCCGAGGGGATCCTCGCCGTCGCCGACACGGCCATGGAGGGCGCGCTGCGGCTGATCAGTGTGGAGCGCGGCTACGACCCGGCGGAGTTCACCCTCGTCCCGTTCGGCGGCGCCGCGGCGCTGCACGCCGCCGAGCTCGCCGAGCGCCTCGGCCTGCCGCGCATCCTCGTCCCGCCCGACCCGGGGCTGCTGTCCGCCTTCGGCATGCTCGTCGCGCCGTTGCGCAAGGACGTGTCCCGCACGGTGCTGTTCGGCGAGGCGGAGGCGTCGGCCCGCCTGGCCGAGGAGCTGGCGCGGCTCGAGGCCGCCGCCATCGCCGCCATGGAGGACGAGGGCGTCCCTCGCCCCCTCATCACCGTCTCCCACTGGGTCGACGCCCGCTACCGCGGCCAGAGCTCCGAACTCCGCGTGCCCGCCGCCGGCTGGGTGGAGGCGTTCCACGCCGCCCACGAGGCGCGCTACGGCTTTGCGCGCCGCAGCGCGCCCGTCGAAGCGGTCACGCTCCGCGTGGAGGCGACGGCGCCCGGCCCCGACGTGCCGGAGCCGCGCCTCCCCCGGGCGCCCGCGCCGGACCCGCGGCCGGACGGCTTCGCCGACGTCGTCCTCCACGGACGCACCCTGCGTGTCCCCCGTTTCGGACGGCTCCGGCTCCTCGCGGGGCACCGGCTCCGGGGCCCTGCCATCGTGACGGAGTACAGCGCAACCACCTGGCTCCCACCGGGTTGGCGCGCCGGCGTGCTGCCCGGGGGCGGGATCCTGCTGGAGCCGGAGTAG
- the trpE gene encoding anthranilate synthase component I produces MLHPGFDDFARLAAGADLVPVWREFLFDADTAVTAYWKLARAAREGEGGGDRAHFGFLLESVVGGETWARYSFLGTEPREAWRLTAGGRVSRWTPQHGWSEPETVADPLGDLERILLARRPAPAPGLPRFFGGAVGYIGYDVVRYLERLPPGPPDDLGLPEALFLFTDVVLAIDNLFGRAYAITTVDVSDAPGEPELRRRFEEAGSRLDAVVHTLSTSPGPAPLALRPPDTDAPFTSSSTRPAFEDAVRRIKEYIAAGDAFQVVPSQRLTVELTADPFDLYRALRSLNPSPYLYYLELDGVTLVGSSPEVLVRVEDGRVTVRPIAGTRPRGRDEAEDAALAAELLADEKERAEHLMLVDLGRNDVGRVARYGTVRVSQYMAVERYSHVLHLVSQVEGQLREGLSAVDAFRACFPAGTVTGAPKIRAMEIIDELEPVRRGPYAGAVGYFAYGGHTMDTAIAIRTLVVADGRAHVQAGAGVVADSVPAREYEETLAKARALLRVLGMVPAADARR; encoded by the coding sequence GTGCTTCATCCCGGATTCGACGATTTCGCCCGGCTCGCCGCCGGCGCCGACCTCGTGCCCGTGTGGCGCGAGTTCCTCTTCGACGCGGACACCGCGGTCACCGCCTACTGGAAGCTCGCACGCGCGGCGCGCGAGGGCGAGGGGGGCGGGGACCGGGCGCACTTCGGCTTCCTGCTCGAGTCCGTCGTGGGCGGGGAGACGTGGGCGCGTTACTCGTTCCTCGGCACCGAACCCCGCGAGGCGTGGCGCCTCACGGCCGGCGGCCGGGTGAGCCGCTGGACGCCGCAGCACGGCTGGAGCGAGCCGGAGACCGTCGCAGACCCGCTCGGCGACCTCGAGCGCATCCTGCTCGCGCGCCGGCCCGCCCCGGCACCCGGTCTGCCCCGCTTCTTCGGCGGCGCCGTCGGCTACATCGGCTACGACGTCGTCCGCTACCTCGAGCGGCTGCCCCCCGGGCCGCCGGATGACCTCGGCTTGCCCGAGGCGCTCTTCCTCTTCACCGACGTCGTCCTGGCCATCGACAACCTGTTCGGTCGCGCCTACGCCATCACGACCGTGGACGTCTCGGACGCGCCCGGCGAGCCGGAGCTGCGACGGCGCTTCGAGGAGGCGGGTTCGCGGCTGGACGCCGTCGTGCACACCCTGAGCACGAGCCCCGGTCCGGCGCCGCTGGCGCTCAGGCCGCCGGACACGGATGCGCCGTTCACGAGCAGCTCCACCCGCCCCGCGTTCGAGGACGCGGTGCGCCGCATCAAGGAGTACATCGCCGCGGGGGACGCCTTCCAGGTCGTGCCCAGCCAGCGGCTCACGGTGGAGCTGACGGCTGACCCGTTCGACCTGTACCGGGCGCTGCGCTCCCTCAACCCGTCGCCGTACCTCTACTACCTCGAGCTGGACGGCGTCACCCTCGTCGGCTCCTCGCCCGAGGTGCTGGTGCGGGTGGAAGACGGCCGTGTGACGGTCCGGCCCATCGCGGGCACGCGTCCGCGCGGCCGCGACGAGGCGGAGGATGCCGCCCTCGCCGCGGAGCTGCTCGCGGACGAGAAGGAGCGCGCCGAGCACCTCATGCTGGTGGACCTGGGCCGGAACGACGTGGGCCGGGTGGCGCGGTACGGCACGGTGAGGGTTTCACAATACATGGCCGTCGAGCGTTATAGTCACGTCCTCCACCTGGTGAGCCAGGTGGAAGGACAGTTGCGCGAGGGACTCTCGGCGGTCGACGCCTTCCGCGCCTGCTTCCCGGCGGGGACGGTGACGGGTGCGCCGAAGATCCGCGCCATGGAGATCATAGACGAGCTGGAACCGGTCCGCCGTGGGCCGTATGCGGGCGCGGTGGGTTACTTCGCGTACGGCGGCCACACGATGGACACGGCGATCGCGATCCGCACCCTCGTGGTCGCGGACGGTCGGGCGCACGTCCAGGCGGGCGCGGGCGTGGTGGCCGACTCGGTGCCGGCTCGGGAGTACGAGGAGACGCTCGCCAAGGCGCGCGCGCTGCTGCGGGTGCTCGGGATGGTTCCGGCGGCGGACGCGCGGCGCTGA